From a single Cyclobacterium marinum DSM 745 genomic region:
- a CDS encoding RagB/SusD family nutrient uptake outer membrane protein: MKTNIYKSLVLAATCLFAGCADLEEKPVGLLAPESLFNSEKDVETAIFGAYGWIASERLYGRQFVTSIMLRGDMVDIGDRGTPAERQQVNDFNMDDNNGMVRAYWPYWYQVVSAANAAIAGAESLELDETVSNQLIAEARFVRAFSYYHLVRVFGDIPYIDYFITDPEAVKDISKTSEAEVYQGILADFAFAKENLPDNQPNNVRSRPTKGTAAAYLASVNLTLEDYQKAYEEAKWVIDNKDRFGYELEADYQNLYRAEMADNIKEPIFSVDFLGQQNGSGGANDDIMPPMTGIRGADNLGWSVCVPSMAVYNTWDDRDYRKSVSFEHEALVGGVMVPYTEFQNTQRPHIAKYRRFPGNSNSDGRYSDNNYSAMRYAEVLLIAAEAAAEVNNGPTEEAVSLVNAIRERARNAAGQMNSFPEDVQSGMDKDSFIDLVLEERRIELSFEYKRWYDIKRRKMGDVVFKGANSLEPHENFDAAKDYLMPLPRIELDVNPNLAPQNPGY, from the coding sequence ATGAAAACGAATATATATAAATCTTTGGTATTGGCAGCTACCTGTTTATTTGCAGGCTGTGCCGACTTAGAAGAAAAGCCTGTAGGATTATTGGCACCTGAGAGTTTGTTTAACTCTGAAAAGGATGTAGAAACCGCAATTTTCGGTGCCTATGGGTGGATAGCAAGTGAAAGACTTTATGGAAGGCAATTTGTAACTTCCATCATGTTAAGGGGTGATATGGTGGACATTGGCGATAGGGGAACTCCAGCTGAGAGGCAACAAGTCAATGACTTTAATATGGATGATAACAACGGGATGGTTAGGGCTTATTGGCCTTATTGGTATCAGGTTGTGAGTGCAGCCAATGCTGCCATCGCAGGGGCAGAAAGTCTTGAATTGGATGAAACTGTAAGTAACCAATTAATTGCTGAAGCGAGATTTGTTAGGGCCTTTAGTTATTATCATTTGGTTCGTGTTTTTGGTGATATTCCTTACATTGATTATTTCATTACCGACCCGGAAGCAGTCAAAGATATTTCCAAAACATCTGAAGCAGAAGTATACCAAGGAATCTTGGCAGATTTTGCATTTGCCAAAGAAAACTTACCCGATAATCAACCTAACAATGTGAGATCAAGGCCTACCAAAGGTACAGCAGCTGCCTACCTGGCATCAGTAAACCTTACCTTAGAGGATTACCAAAAAGCCTATGAAGAGGCCAAATGGGTGATTGATAACAAAGACAGGTTTGGGTACGAGTTGGAAGCAGATTATCAAAATTTGTATCGAGCTGAGATGGCCGACAATATTAAAGAACCTATTTTCTCAGTTGATTTTCTAGGTCAACAAAATGGCAGTGGTGGTGCCAATGATGATATTATGCCGCCAATGACCGGAATTAGAGGTGCAGATAATTTGGGATGGAGTGTTTGTGTGCCTTCCATGGCCGTGTACAATACTTGGGATGATAGAGATTACCGAAAGTCGGTAAGTTTTGAGCATGAAGCCTTAGTAGGTGGAGTGATGGTCCCATATACTGAATTTCAAAATACCCAAAGACCACATATTGCTAAATACAGAAGGTTTCCTGGTAACAGTAATTCAGATGGCAGGTATTCAGATAATAATTACTCAGCCATGCGTTATGCAGAGGTTTTGTTGATTGCCGCCGAAGCTGCTGCCGAAGTTAATAATGGCCCTACTGAAGAAGCTGTGTCTCTAGTAAATGCCATTAGGGAAAGAGCAAGAAATGCGGCAGGACAAATGAATAGTTTTCCTGAAGATGTTCAGTCAGGTATGGATAAAGATTCTTTTATTGATTTAGTCCTTGAAGAAAGAAGAATTGAACTTTCTTTTGAGTATAAAAGATGGTATGACATCAAGAGAAGGAAAATGGGTGATGTAGTATTTAAAGGAGCAAATAGTTTGGAACCACATGAGAACTTTGATGCTGCAAAGGATTATTTAATGCCTCTACCAAGAATTGAATTGGATGTAAATCCTAACTTGGCCCCTCAAAACCCAGGTTATTAA